The following coding sequences are from one Nicotiana tomentosiformis chromosome 3, ASM39032v3, whole genome shotgun sequence window:
- the LOC138908235 gene encoding uncharacterized protein, translated as MYSRKPSLNHLRVMGCLCYAKNIDETDKLQPRTRTIVLMGYSKITRAPTIQQLPTQLVSRSKPRVEPTRKSIRTSRPPIWKKDFISLSLHNKSNYPISYFISYDQISPKYRAFLLAFSSITEHQSYTEAAQDLTWIEAMQAKINALQENNTWEIVSLPEGKKQISCK; from the exons ATGTACAGCAGAAAACCTTCTCTTAACCATTTAAGAGTAATGGGATGTTTGTGCTATGCTAAGAACATTGATGAAACTGATAAGCTTCAGCCAAGAACAAGAACAATTGTCCTAATGGGATACTCAAAG ATCACTAGGGCACCAACAATTCAACAGCTGCCTACTCAGCTTGTGTCAAGATCAAAACCAAGAGTGGAACCTACCAGAAAATCTATAAGAACTTCAAGACCACCTATATGGAAAAAGGACTTCATATCACTCAGCTTACACAACAAATCCAACTATCCAATCTCATATTTCATTTCTTATGACCAGATCTCACCAAAATATAGAGCCTTCCTTTTAGCTTTTTCATCTATCACAGAACATCAATCCTACACTGAGGCAGCTCAAGATCTAACATGGATTGAAGCTATGCAAGCAAAAATTAATGCTCTACAAGAAAATAATACATGGGAGATAGTAAGTTTACCAGAAGGAAAGAAGCAAATTAGCTGCAAGTGA
- the LOC138908236 gene encoding uncharacterized mitochondrial protein AtMg00810-like → MVTVRTIISVAASKNWFLYQMDVNNAFLQGYLYEEVYMDLPQGFHRQGEYKDTARVLMIILCSLNREKGVKDLGELKYFLGIEVLRSKQGILLNQRKYALELIFDVGLSATKPATTTLEANTRLTTVEFNKLTDDTVDPLLEYICSYQKMFGKLIYLTITRPDICFTVQVLSQFMQQPKRSHWETILRMVRYIKRSPGLGVFLSQTSATQLTAYCGSDWAACPNTRRSVIGYVIKLGDSLISWKSKK, encoded by the exons ATGGTCACAGTTAGAACAATCATCAGTGTGGCAGCTTCAAAGAACTGGTTTTTATACCAAATGGATGTCAATAATGCTTTTCTTCAAGGATATTTATATGAAGAAGTCTATATGGACTTACCTCAAGGTTTTCATAGACAAGGGGAGTATAAG GATACTGCCAGAGTCCTCATGATCATTCTCTGTTCACTAAACAGAGAGAAGGGT GTCAAAGATCTTGGAGAACTCAAATATTTCTTGGGCATTGAAGTATTGAGATCAAAGCAAGGGATACTTCTCAATCAGAGAAAATATGCCTTAGAATTAATTTTTGATGTTGGACTCAGTGCTACAAAGCCAGCCACAACAACACTTGAAGCCAATACCAGACTAACCACCGTTGAATTTAACAAATTGACTGATGACACTGTTGATCCTTTGCTTGAATACATATGCAGTTATCAAAAAATGTTTGGGAAGCTGATCTATCTTACCATCACACGCCCAGACATTTGCTTTACAGTTCAGGTACTCAGTCAATTCATGCAGCAGCCAAAGAGGTCACACTGGGAAACAATATTGAGAATGGTGAGATACATCAAGCGTAGTCCTGGTTTAGGAGTTTTTCTAAGCCAGACCTCAGCCACTCAATTAACAGCCTATTGCGGCTCTGATTGGGCTGCTTGTCCTAACACTAGGCGCTCAGTCATAGGATATGTCATTAAGCTAGGTGATTCTCTGATCTCATGGAAGTCGAAGAAATAA
- the LOC104110557 gene encoding CASP-like protein 1F1 — MYSFGAKNIENPPLKSDKCFIITQILLRILAAAFTLAAACSMFTSKETVNVFNTQMDARYSYSPALKFFAFANIIGCAFSILSLFLASIFCRKGLHPKNYFYVFLHDMMLMALLLAGTAAATTIGYVGKYGENQSGWMPICDSVPKFCHKVIESIIFGYFGVIFYLCLTIISANQSGKIQV, encoded by the exons ATGTATAGTTTTGGAGCCAAAAATATAGAAAACCCACCTCTGAAATCTGACAAATGCTTCATTATAACCCAGATTTTATTAAGAATTTTGGCCGCTGCATTCACATTGGCTGCTGCTTGCTCAATGTTTACCAGCAAGGAGACTGTCAATGTTTTTAATACTCAGATGGATGCTCGCTATAGCTATTCTCCAGCTCTCAA GTTCTTTGCCTTTGCAAATATTATTGGATGTGCCTTCTCTATTTTGTCCCTGTTTCTTGCTTCCATCTTTTGTCGTAAGGGTCTTCACCCAAAGAACTATTTTTACGTGTTCCTCCATGATATG ATGTTGATGGCACTATTGCTGGCTGGAACTGCAGCAGCAACTACAATTGGATATGTGGGAAAATATGGAGAAAATCAGTCAGGGTGGATGCCAATTTGTGATTCTGTTCCCAAATTTTGCCATAAAGTTATAGAGAGTATTATATTCGGTTATTTTGGGGTTATTTTCTACCTGTGCCTCACTATCATCTCGGCAAA